The Hymenobacter oligotrophus genome has a window encoding:
- a CDS encoding ferritin-like domain-containing protein, with the protein MLSLLNQLATADASEQPTARRGALTQLARTAAATLPLALGAVAQPAMAQRAGTQLDALLLLLQVEWLQDEFYSRVLGDIAVTPPVSASLVPADIQPDLTLIRAQQRQHIVRFEALIANSGGQIPARPRYDFTGSRGGTQAAAFADVFSNTETMLAVAQTLEDLSVRAYLGQLAALLSNDALLVLANRGLATEARHAAHLRQLRRQRGAAVKHWVSGTDNGGPVPTATAPVYAGEDRVRQLVTVSREIDLTTLTPLLPITPALTDAEKRAAATEALDEPLTAAAVQAVVALFTA; encoded by the coding sequence TTGCTTTCGCTTTTAAACCAACTGGCAACCGCCGACGCCTCGGAGCAGCCCACGGCCCGCCGCGGGGCGCTTACGCAGCTGGCCCGCACGGCCGCTGCCACCCTGCCACTGGCCCTAGGTGCCGTGGCGCAGCCAGCCATGGCGCAGCGCGCCGGCACCCAGCTCGACGCGTTGCTGCTCTTGCTGCAGGTGGAGTGGCTGCAAGATGAATTTTACAGCCGCGTGCTGGGCGATATTGCCGTTACGCCGCCCGTGTCGGCATCGTTGGTGCCGGCCGATATCCAGCCCGATCTTACGCTGATCCGGGCCCAGCAGCGCCAGCACATCGTTCGGTTCGAAGCCCTGATAGCCAACTCGGGCGGACAAATACCCGCGCGCCCCCGCTACGATTTCACGGGCAGCCGGGGCGGCACGCAAGCCGCGGCATTTGCCGATGTGTTTTCGAACACCGAAACCATGCTGGCCGTGGCGCAAACCCTCGAGGATTTGAGCGTGCGCGCTTACCTAGGGCAGCTTGCCGCACTCCTCAGCAACGATGCCCTCCTGGTGCTTGCCAACCGCGGCCTGGCCACTGAGGCCCGCCATGCGGCGCACTTGCGCCAGCTGCGCCGCCAACGCGGCGCCGCCGTAAAGCATTGGGTTAGCGGCACCGATAACGGCGGCCCCGTGCCCACTGCCACTGCCCCGGTATACGCTGGCGAAGACCGCGTACGCCAGCTCGTTACGGTTAGCCGCGAAATTGACCTAACCACGCTTACGCCGCTGCTGCCCATTACACCGGCCCTTACCGACGCCGAAAAACGCGCGGCCGCCACCGAGGCCCTCGACGAGCCGCTTACGGCCGCAGCCGTGCAGGCCGTGGTGGCGCTGTTTACCGCCTAG
- the ruvB gene encoding Holliday junction branch migration DNA helicase RuvB: MRESYLTGGNSHMDATDKEIDKALRPLSFDDFTGQAKVVENLKVFVAAAKQRGDALDHVLLHGPPGLGKTTLSHIIANELGSGIKMTSGPVLDKPSDLAGLLTNLDPHDVLFIDEIHRLNPVVEEYLYSAMEDYRIDIMLDSGPNARSVQISLSPFTLIGATTRSGMLTAPLRARFGISSRLEYYDAKLLTDIVQRSAEILGTPIHEDAAFEIARRSRGTPRISNNLLRRTRDFAQIKGTGTITRDIAQFALGALDVDSQGLDDMDKRILSTIIDKFKGGPVGITTIATACGEEAETIEEVYEPFLIQEGYIKRTSRGREATEQAYTHLGRPLPQHLRGNVAGDLFAQE; this comes from the coding sequence ATGCGCGAATCGTACCTGACAGGTGGCAACTCCCACATGGACGCCACCGATAAAGAAATTGACAAGGCCTTGCGCCCCCTTAGCTTCGACGACTTTACCGGTCAGGCCAAGGTGGTGGAAAACCTGAAAGTGTTTGTGGCGGCCGCCAAGCAGCGCGGCGACGCCCTCGACCACGTTCTGCTGCACGGGCCTCCCGGCCTCGGCAAAACCACGTTGTCGCACATCATTGCCAACGAGCTCGGCTCGGGCATCAAGATGACCTCGGGCCCGGTGCTCGACAAGCCCTCCGACCTGGCGGGCCTGCTCACCAACCTCGATCCGCACGACGTGCTCTTCATCGACGAGATTCACCGCCTCAACCCGGTGGTGGAGGAGTACCTGTACTCGGCCATGGAGGACTACCGCATCGACATCATGCTCGACTCGGGCCCCAACGCCCGCTCCGTGCAGATTTCGCTGTCGCCGTTCACGCTCATCGGGGCTACCACGCGCTCGGGCATGCTCACGGCGCCGCTGCGCGCCCGCTTCGGCATCTCGTCGCGCCTGGAGTATTACGACGCCAAGCTGCTCACCGACATCGTGCAGCGCTCGGCCGAAATCCTAGGCACGCCCATTCACGAGGATGCGGCCTTCGAAATTGCCCGCCGCTCGCGCGGTACGCCCCGTATCTCCAACAACCTGCTGCGCCGCACCCGCGACTTCGCCCAGATCAAAGGCACCGGCACCATCACCCGCGACATTGCCCAGTTTGCCCTCGGCGCCCTCGACGTTGACTCGCAAGGCCTCGACGATATGGACAAGCGCATTCTGTCGACCATCATCGACAAGTTTAAGGGTGGCCCGGTGGGCATTACCACCATTGCTACGGCCTGCGGCGAAGAAGCCGAAACCATCGAGGAAGTGTACGAGCCGTTCCTGATTCAGGAAGGCTACATCAAACGCACCTCGCGCGGCCGCGAAGCCACCGAGCAAGCCTACACCCACCTAGGGCGCCCGCTGCCGCAGCACTTGCGTGGCAACGTAGCCGGCGACTTGTTCGCGCAAGAGTAA
- a CDS encoding DUF4268 domain-containing protein yields the protein MYSKTEAAQLRQAFWTTLGQYMRPVLSSEGLPVNWINYKTGLKNVFFRMHADTRRASIGIEITHADAGLRELYFEQFRELRLMLEEALGEPWLWELEAADEYGQPLSRIYQELTGVNMYNREHWPELISFFKPRLVALDEFWSTAQYAFDELR from the coding sequence ATGTACAGCAAAACCGAAGCCGCTCAACTCCGCCAAGCTTTCTGGACCACCCTGGGCCAGTACATGCGCCCCGTTCTCTCTTCCGAAGGCCTGCCCGTAAACTGGATCAATTACAAAACCGGCCTCAAAAACGTGTTCTTCCGCATGCACGCCGATACGCGCCGCGCCAGCATTGGCATCGAAATAACCCACGCCGATGCCGGATTGCGCGAGCTGTACTTCGAGCAGTTTCGGGAGCTGCGCCTGATGCTGGAAGAAGCCCTAGGTGAGCCGTGGCTGTGGGAGCTGGAGGCCGCCGACGAGTACGGGCAGCCGCTCAGCCGCATTTACCAGGAGCTAACCGGCGTGAACATGTACAACCGCGAGCATTGGCCCGAGCTGATTTCGTTTTTCAAACCCAGGCTGGTGGCGTTGGACGAGTTCTGGAGCACGGCGCAGTACGCGTTTGATGAGCTGCGGTGA
- a CDS encoding DUF2975 domain-containing protein, translating to MKTKSTLVLTIMHVVFWVLLIGLCVQTGSILISFFVSEFINPVGAQNLYMGLNLAALKNYAEVHYVGVVSFMVYFLAVKAYMAYLVIQIFRKIDFAAPFSSEIAALITKISHNALAAGVVAIVANNYTKWLLKSVSIDIPTWSGDEFLFLAGIIFIIAQVFQKGTDIQAENALTV from the coding sequence ATGAAAACCAAGTCAACGCTTGTTCTGACCATTATGCACGTCGTGTTCTGGGTCTTGCTTATTGGGTTGTGCGTCCAGACCGGATCCATTTTGATTTCATTTTTCGTGAGCGAGTTTATCAACCCAGTGGGTGCGCAGAACTTGTACATGGGGTTGAACTTGGCTGCGCTAAAAAACTACGCCGAGGTGCACTACGTGGGTGTGGTATCCTTTATGGTGTACTTCCTGGCGGTAAAAGCATACATGGCTTACTTGGTCATTCAGATTTTCCGAAAAATCGACTTCGCGGCGCCTTTCAGTTCGGAAATAGCTGCGCTGATAACCAAAATCAGCCATAACGCTTTGGCAGCCGGCGTAGTAGCTATAGTGGCCAACAACTACACCAAATGGCTGCTGAAGAGCGTGTCGATTGACATCCCAACTTGGTCGGGCGATGAGTTCCTGTTTCTGGCCGGCATCATCTTCATCATCGCGCAGGTATTTCAGAAGGGCACCGACATTCAGGCCGAAAACGCATTGACGGTTTAA
- a CDS encoding helix-turn-helix domain-containing protein encodes MPIIVNLDVMMAKRKISLSELSEKVDLTLANLSILKTGKAKAVRFSTLEALCKALDCQPGDLLECR; translated from the coding sequence ATGCCGATAATCGTGAACCTGGATGTGATGATGGCCAAGCGCAAAATTTCGTTAAGCGAACTGTCGGAGAAAGTGGACTTGACGCTGGCTAACCTTTCCATTCTGAAAACGGGCAAAGCCAAAGCTGTACGCTTCAGTACGCTCGAAGCCCTGTGCAAAGCGCTGGACTGCCAACCCGGCGATTTATTGGAGTGTCGCTGA
- a CDS encoding HIRAN domain-containing protein → MPTNTSSAAPLIILECLVAGTSHRENLVQYEPQLHEGQLLVLRREADSPYDDWAVQVRTHPDAGDVWLGYLPEGRNETVARLLDAGRRITAQLTYKSWEEDWLYLNIEVLLHE, encoded by the coding sequence ATGCCCACCAATACTTCTTCTGCCGCGCCGCTGATTATTCTGGAATGCCTGGTTGCCGGCACCTCGCACCGCGAAAACCTGGTGCAGTACGAGCCGCAACTCCACGAAGGCCAACTGTTGGTGCTCCGCCGCGAAGCCGACAGCCCCTACGACGACTGGGCCGTGCAGGTGCGCACCCACCCCGACGCCGGCGACGTGTGGCTGGGCTACCTGCCCGAAGGCCGCAACGAAACCGTAGCGCGTTTGCTCGATGCCGGCCGCCGCATTACGGCACAGCTTACCTACAAATCGTGGGAAGAGGATTGGCTGTACCTCAACATTGAGGTGCTGCTGCATGAGTAA
- a CDS encoding acyl-CoA dehydrogenase family protein, whose amino-acid sequence MSSQADVLSPKAQVQQNKGSLNAAGFTDYYDIDGLLTDEHKLIRQTIRDFVKREISPNIEKWAQDGHFPSEIVRKFGEVGAFGPTVPTEYGGGGLDYISYGLIMQEIERGDSGMRSTASVQGSLVMFPIYQYGSEEQRRKYLPKLASGEWLGCFGLTEPDHGSNPGGMTTNIKDMGDYYLLNGAKLWISNSPECQVAVVWAKNEEGRIKGLIVERGMEGFTTPEIHNKWSLRASCTGELVFDNVRVPKENLLPNVDGLKGPLSCLDSARFGIAWGAIGAAIDCYESALKYSLQREQFGKPIAAYQLQQKKLAEMITEITKAQLMAWRLGMLKNEGKATSAQISMAKRNSVDMALHIAREARQIHGGMGITGEYPIMRHMMNLESVITYEGTHDIHLLITGADITGIQAFK is encoded by the coding sequence ATGTCCTCCCAAGCCGACGTACTCTCCCCGAAAGCGCAGGTACAGCAAAACAAAGGCTCCCTGAACGCCGCCGGTTTCACCGATTACTACGACATCGACGGGCTGCTCACCGACGAGCACAAGCTCATCCGCCAAACCATCCGCGACTTCGTGAAGCGCGAGATTTCGCCCAACATCGAGAAGTGGGCGCAGGACGGGCACTTCCCCTCCGAAATCGTGCGCAAGTTTGGCGAGGTAGGCGCGTTCGGCCCCACCGTTCCCACGGAGTACGGCGGCGGCGGCCTCGACTACATCAGCTACGGCCTGATTATGCAGGAAATTGAGCGCGGCGACTCGGGCATGCGCTCCACCGCCTCGGTGCAAGGCTCGCTGGTGATGTTTCCCATTTACCAGTACGGCTCCGAGGAGCAGCGCCGCAAGTACCTGCCCAAGCTGGCCTCGGGCGAGTGGCTGGGCTGCTTCGGCCTGACGGAACCCGACCACGGCTCGAACCCCGGTGGCATGACCACCAACATCAAGGACATGGGCGACTACTACCTGCTCAACGGCGCCAAGCTGTGGATCAGCAACTCGCCCGAGTGCCAGGTAGCCGTGGTGTGGGCCAAAAACGAGGAGGGCCGCATCAAGGGCCTCATCGTGGAGCGCGGCATGGAGGGTTTCACCACCCCCGAAATCCACAACAAATGGAGCCTGCGCGCTTCGTGCACCGGCGAGCTGGTGTTCGACAACGTGCGCGTGCCCAAGGAAAACCTGCTGCCCAATGTTGATGGCCTGAAAGGTCCGCTGTCGTGTCTCGATTCGGCCCGCTTTGGTATTGCCTGGGGTGCCATTGGTGCGGCCATCGACTGCTACGAGTCGGCCCTGAAGTACTCGCTGCAGCGCGAGCAGTTCGGCAAGCCGATTGCCGCATACCAGCTGCAGCAGAAAAAGCTGGCCGAAATGATTACCGAAATCACCAAAGCCCAGCTGATGGCCTGGCGCCTAGGTATGCTAAAAAACGAAGGCAAAGCCACCTCGGCCCAGATTTCAATGGCCAAGCGCAACTCCGTTGACATGGCCTTGCACATTGCCCGCGAGGCGCGCCAAATCCACGGCGGCATGGGCATTACCGGCGAGTACCCCATCATGCGCCACATGATGAACCTGGAGTCGGTAATTACCTACGAAGGCACCCACGATATTCACCTGCTCATCACGGGCGCCGATATCACGGGCATTCAGGCGTTTAAGTAA
- a CDS encoding YdeI/OmpD-associated family protein, with product MHAFPATLELIGVNPFVQVPADVLADVFSKAGRSKGPIRVHGTINNQPFEQTLVRYAGEWRLYINLTMLAHSPRRIGEILAVTLDYNPVGPPVLTCPALERALAEAPEAQQVFERLSASRQNELVRYLVRLKSEEALLRNIERAIGFLLGKNRFVGRDRP from the coding sequence ATGCACGCTTTTCCCGCTACTCTCGAGCTGATCGGTGTAAACCCGTTTGTGCAAGTGCCTGCCGATGTGTTGGCCGACGTGTTTTCCAAAGCAGGGCGCAGCAAAGGGCCGATACGGGTGCACGGAACCATCAATAACCAGCCCTTTGAGCAAACGTTGGTGCGCTATGCCGGCGAATGGCGCTTGTACATCAACCTGACGATGTTGGCTCACTCGCCCCGTCGCATTGGCGAAATACTGGCCGTTACGCTCGACTACAACCCGGTAGGCCCGCCCGTGCTGACGTGCCCCGCCCTTGAGCGGGCCTTGGCCGAAGCTCCCGAGGCCCAGCAGGTTTTTGAGCGGTTGTCGGCCTCGCGGCAAAACGAGCTGGTGCGCTATCTGGTGCGTTTGAAAAGCGAGGAAGCCTTGTTGCGTAATATCGAGCGCGCCATCGGATTTCTGTTGGGCAAAAACCGTTTCGTCGGCCGCGACCGGCCCTAA
- a CDS encoding ferritin-like domain-containing protein, translating into MSDAQSAFRPQPEVPPRRTFLRQAGAFTAASLLLAACGDDDDPEPTPAPTSFELPTGDAGLVSYLFLLERFSADFYQRVLATPAPDLSAADLAVLRDIYRHELMHRDLLASVIKENSLVSDLGVSSLVAFEFNYGTFALTSRQGVLAAARTIEDLGAAALCGAVQLFSSAVYIQLVTRLTATESRHSAAVRDLLQPGSFAAAEVVPNTGADAGFGLALAPAAVLTELSKYTALPITGNGLPTT; encoded by the coding sequence ATGTCCGACGCACAGTCTGCTTTCCGTCCGCAACCGGAAGTACCGCCCCGCCGCACGTTTTTGCGCCAGGCCGGTGCCTTTACCGCCGCTTCGCTGCTGCTGGCGGCCTGCGGCGACGACGATGACCCCGAGCCCACCCCGGCCCCTACCTCCTTCGAGCTGCCCACCGGCGACGCGGGCTTGGTTTCGTACCTGTTTTTGCTGGAGCGCTTCTCGGCCGATTTCTACCAGCGCGTGCTGGCCACTCCGGCCCCTGACCTCAGCGCTGCCGATTTAGCCGTGCTGCGCGACATTTACCGCCACGAGCTGATGCACCGCGATTTGCTGGCCAGCGTCATCAAAGAAAACTCGTTGGTGAGTGACCTAGGGGTTAGCAGCTTGGTAGCCTTCGAGTTCAACTACGGCACCTTTGCCCTTACCAGCCGGCAGGGCGTGCTGGCGGCTGCCCGCACCATCGAAGACCTAGGCGCGGCCGCCTTGTGCGGCGCGGTGCAGCTGTTTTCTTCGGCGGTTTACATTCAGCTCGTGACTCGCCTTACGGCTACCGAAAGCCGCCACTCCGCTGCCGTGCGCGATTTGCTGCAGCCGGGCTCCTTTGCCGCTGCCGAGGTAGTGCCCAATACCGGCGCCGATGCCGGTTTCGGCCTGGCGCTGGCGCCGGCCGCGGTGCTCACCGAGCTCAGCAAGTACACCGCCTTGCCCATTACCGGCAACGGCTTACCCACCACCTAA
- a CDS encoding ferritin-like domain-containing protein, translating into MATTKHSPEQEEAAQGSALLQPIQRRSFLRYAGFSACATGLLLAGCGDDDDDEVANAIDVGSGDNGVLNYAYALEQLEAAFYAQIKTGTYYTGLNASSAERMILDDLAVHEKAHADFFKTALGSAAIKQLEPDFSSINFNDRSSVLNAAKAFEDLGVAAYNGAGRFIQTPAYLVIAGKIVSVEARHAALIRDLLAYNSFVDNDVVDLFSPTSATSGPGVGNGTGLERSKRPAEVLTTANQFLKQGSKLSANSLR; encoded by the coding sequence ATGGCCACGACCAAACACTCTCCTGAGCAGGAGGAGGCAGCGCAGGGCAGCGCGCTCTTGCAACCCATTCAACGGCGCTCGTTTTTGCGTTATGCGGGCTTTTCGGCCTGCGCTACTGGCTTGCTGCTCGCCGGCTGCGGCGACGATGACGACGACGAAGTTGCCAATGCCATCGACGTGGGGTCGGGCGACAACGGGGTACTCAACTACGCCTATGCGCTGGAGCAGTTGGAGGCCGCTTTCTACGCTCAAATTAAAACCGGCACCTACTACACGGGCCTGAATGCCAGCAGCGCCGAGCGCATGATTCTCGACGACTTGGCCGTGCATGAAAAAGCCCACGCCGATTTCTTTAAAACTGCGCTGGGCAGTGCCGCTATCAAACAGCTCGAGCCCGATTTTTCCTCTATCAATTTCAACGACCGCAGCAGCGTGCTCAATGCCGCCAAAGCGTTCGAAGACCTAGGCGTTGCGGCGTACAACGGCGCCGGGCGTTTTATTCAAACGCCTGCTTACTTGGTGATTGCAGGCAAAATTGTATCGGTTGAGGCACGCCACGCGGCCCTAATTCGCGACCTGCTAGCATACAACTCGTTTGTCGACAACGATGTGGTGGACTTGTTCTCGCCTACCTCGGCCACCTCGGGCCCGGGTGTGGGCAACGGCACCGGCCTCGAGCGCTCCAAGCGCCCCGCCGAAGTGCTAACCACGGCCAACCAGTTTCTCAAGCAAGGCTCGAAACTGAGCGCCAACAGCTTGCGCTAG
- the queG gene encoding tRNA epoxyqueuosine(34) reductase QueG, producing the protein MLASDIIRAEHTAFIKRRAAELGFMACGISRAEFLEEEAPRLEQWLAKGMQGQMRWMENHFDKRLDPRLLVDGAKSVISLLLNYYPAEEDQQPDDTLKVSKYAYGRDYHHVIKDKLKTLLQDMQAHIGEVGGRAFVDSAPVLDKAWARKSGLGWVGKNSNLITPGAGSFYFIAELIVDVELSYDGPIRDYCGSCTRCLDACPTQAITEPYVVDGSKCISYFTIELKEQLPADVQGQLGNWIFGCDICQDVCPWNRFSRATQEEQFRPHPQLKEMRPSHWHEITQEVFQALFRHSAVKRTGYQGLTRNIRFVAGEPALGAPATKPELS; encoded by the coding sequence ATGCTTGCCTCCGACATTATCCGCGCCGAACACACTGCCTTTATCAAACGGCGGGCGGCGGAGCTGGGCTTTATGGCCTGCGGTATTTCACGGGCTGAGTTTTTGGAGGAAGAAGCCCCTAGGTTGGAGCAGTGGCTCGCCAAAGGCATGCAGGGCCAAATGCGCTGGATGGAAAACCACTTCGACAAGCGCCTCGACCCGCGCCTGCTCGTGGACGGTGCCAAGTCGGTGATTTCGCTGCTGCTGAATTACTACCCGGCCGAGGAAGACCAGCAGCCCGACGATACGCTGAAGGTGAGTAAGTATGCTTACGGCCGCGACTATCACCACGTCATCAAAGACAAGCTGAAAACGCTTCTGCAGGACATGCAAGCGCACATCGGCGAGGTGGGCGGCCGCGCGTTCGTCGATTCGGCGCCGGTGCTCGATAAGGCTTGGGCCCGCAAAAGCGGCCTGGGCTGGGTCGGCAAGAATTCGAACCTGATTACGCCTGGCGCCGGCTCGTTTTATTTCATTGCCGAGCTGATTGTGGACGTGGAGCTAAGCTACGACGGCCCCATTCGCGACTATTGCGGCTCCTGCACGCGCTGCCTCGATGCATGCCCCACCCAGGCCATTACCGAGCCCTACGTGGTTGATGGCAGCAAGTGCATCAGCTACTTTACCATCGAGCTAAAAGAACAATTGCCCGCCGACGTACAAGGTCAGCTGGGCAATTGGATATTTGGCTGTGATATCTGCCAGGATGTGTGCCCCTGGAACCGCTTTTCGCGGGCCACGCAGGAGGAGCAATTTCGGCCGCATCCGCAGCTAAAGGAGATGCGCCCGAGCCACTGGCATGAAATCACGCAGGAAGTGTTTCAGGCATTGTTTCGGCACTCGGCCGTGAAGCGCACCGGCTACCAGGGCCTCACGCGCAACATTCGGTTTGTGGCGGGCGAGCCGGCACTCGGCGCGCCCGCCACCAAGCCCGAGTTAAGCTAG
- a CDS encoding MFS transporter: MRRVLPVIVLAQFCCTSLWFAGNAVAPDIARQFGLADNFVANLTSAVQLGFISGTLAFAVLAIADRFSPSRVFLVSALLAALCNLGVLAAATEAVHLLAFRFLTGFFLAGIYPVGMKIASDYYQAGLGKSLGFLVGALVLGTAFPHLLRSATTQLPWHYVLVATSGLAALGGMAMAVLVPDGPHRQAGQRLRFMAMLEGFRVPRFRAAAFGYFGHMWELYTFWAFVPAMLSTYNRMHLGAELPVPLLSFLIIGGGALACMGGGLLSQVVPGRNVALGALSLSGLCCLASPLLLRVGYAPALAAFLFFWGLVVVADSPLFSTLVAQSAPEATRGTALTIVNCLGFAITVVSIQVTSWLVGYLGPQNVYLVLVLGPAAGLLTQRSR; encoded by the coding sequence ATGCGCCGTGTGTTGCCGGTTATTGTGCTGGCTCAGTTTTGCTGCACCTCGCTTTGGTTTGCCGGCAACGCCGTTGCGCCCGACATAGCCCGGCAGTTTGGGCTAGCCGATAACTTCGTGGCCAACCTAACCAGCGCCGTGCAGTTGGGCTTTATCAGCGGCACGTTGGCGTTTGCCGTGCTGGCCATAGCCGACCGCTTTTCGCCTTCGCGGGTGTTTTTGGTGAGTGCCTTGTTGGCGGCCCTATGCAACCTAGGCGTGCTGGCAGCCGCCACCGAGGCGGTGCACCTGTTGGCCTTCCGGTTCCTAACGGGTTTTTTCCTAGCAGGCATTTACCCCGTGGGCATGAAAATAGCCTCCGACTACTACCAGGCCGGGTTAGGTAAATCGTTGGGCTTTCTGGTGGGGGCGCTGGTGCTGGGCACGGCTTTTCCGCATTTGCTCCGCAGCGCCACTACGCAGTTGCCCTGGCATTATGTGTTGGTAGCCACCTCCGGGCTGGCCGCGTTGGGCGGCATGGCTATGGCGGTGTTGGTGCCCGATGGGCCGCACCGCCAGGCCGGCCAGCGGCTGCGCTTTATGGCTATGCTGGAGGGGTTTCGGGTACCGCGCTTTCGGGCAGCGGCGTTTGGCTACTTCGGCCACATGTGGGAGCTGTACACCTTTTGGGCGTTTGTGCCAGCTATGCTCAGCACCTACAACCGCATGCACTTAGGGGCCGAGCTGCCCGTGCCGCTGCTCTCGTTTCTGATTATCGGCGGGGGCGCGCTGGCTTGCATGGGCGGCGGGCTGCTCTCGCAGGTGGTGCCGGGCCGCAACGTAGCCCTCGGTGCGCTGTCGCTGTCGGGCTTGTGCTGCCTGGCCTCGCCGCTGCTGCTGCGGGTGGGCTACGCGCCGGCGCTGGCGGCCTTTCTTTTCTTCTGGGGCCTAGTGGTGGTAGCCGATTCGCCGCTGTTCTCGACGCTGGTGGCGCAAAGCGCGCCCGAGGCCACGCGCGGCACGGCGCTTACCATCGTCAACTGCCTAGGTTTTGCAATCACGGTGGTCAGCATCCAGGTTACCAGTTGGCTGGTGGGCTACCTAGGGCCGCAAAATGTTTACCTGGTACTGGTCCTAGGTCCGGCCGCGGGCTTGCTGACGCAACGAAGCCGTTAG
- a CDS encoding DUF4256 domain-containing protein, translating into MVSNKIAPDQQEQLLGVLENRFRENLHRHAGHSWDEVKGRLQANPSKIWALSEMERTGGEPDVIGIDAVTGEYLFCDCAAETPLGRRGGCYDRQGLEARKEHKPAGNAKDMAAAMGIELLTEEQYRSLQQLGRFDAKTSSWLQTPAEVRKLGGALFADYRYGRVFVYHNTAQSYYSSRGFRGLLRV; encoded by the coding sequence ATGGTTAGTAACAAAATAGCCCCCGACCAGCAGGAGCAACTGCTTGGCGTACTGGAAAACAGATTCCGCGAAAATTTGCACCGCCATGCCGGCCATTCTTGGGACGAGGTAAAAGGCCGACTTCAGGCCAACCCGTCGAAAATCTGGGCACTATCGGAAATGGAACGAACCGGCGGCGAGCCCGACGTAATTGGAATTGACGCCGTAACGGGCGAATACTTGTTCTGCGACTGCGCGGCCGAAACGCCCCTAGGTCGCCGTGGTGGTTGCTACGACCGCCAAGGGCTGGAGGCCCGAAAGGAGCACAAGCCAGCAGGCAATGCCAAGGATATGGCAGCGGCGATGGGCATTGAGCTGCTGACAGAAGAACAATACCGAAGCTTGCAGCAACTCGGCCGGTTCGATGCCAAAACCTCGAGCTGGTTGCAAACGCCCGCCGAAGTTCGAAAGCTTGGCGGGGCGTTGTTTGCCGATTACCGCTACGGCAGGGTTTTCGTGTATCACAACACAGCGCAGTCGTATTATTCCTCCAGAGGGTTTCGCGGACTGCTCAGGGTGTGA
- a CDS encoding ferritin-like domain-containing protein produces the protein MDLFKLISEIEKVDPEVYDRFDSRRRVFKHFGTMGKAVTAATLPALFSGLFTRAYGQTGTLPAEIAAVLNLALQLEYLEFYFYDTGLKSANLIPAAERPGIEKIRNDESGHIKVLRGALGSQAFSQTDPPVTAFDYTGGGRFPDVFTNQATYFGVAQGFVDTGVRAYKGGAPVLMPNKDLLEAALNIHSVEARHSSHIRSIRRGSPGAMPDMNNLNQKPKSWISGTDNGGSAPPTTTPIYGPGTPATGGATDIFFPAESNITQAGVNIQTNTTGVAITVAGASESFDEPLDANTVKSIARLFRAPGNTVLFA, from the coding sequence ATGGATCTGTTTAAACTTATTTCCGAGATAGAAAAAGTAGACCCCGAAGTGTACGACCGGTTCGACTCGCGTCGGCGCGTGTTCAAGCACTTCGGCACCATGGGCAAAGCCGTAACGGCTGCTACCCTGCCGGCCCTGTTCAGCGGCTTGTTTACGCGCGCTTACGGCCAAACCGGCACTTTGCCCGCCGAAATTGCGGCCGTGCTAAACCTGGCTTTGCAGCTCGAGTACCTGGAGTTCTACTTCTATGATACAGGCCTGAAATCGGCCAACCTGATTCCGGCCGCCGAGCGCCCCGGCATCGAGAAAATTCGCAACGACGAGTCGGGTCACATCAAGGTGCTGCGCGGCGCCCTGGGTTCGCAGGCATTCAGCCAAACCGACCCGCCCGTTACTGCGTTCGACTACACCGGCGGCGGCCGTTTCCCGGATGTGTTCACCAACCAGGCCACGTACTTTGGGGTAGCCCAGGGCTTTGTTGACACCGGCGTGCGTGCCTACAAAGGCGGCGCCCCCGTGCTGATGCCCAACAAAGATTTGTTGGAAGCCGCTCTGAACATTCACTCGGTGGAGGCACGCCACTCGTCGCACATCCGCTCCATCCGGCGCGGCAGCCCCGGCGCCATGCCCGACATGAACAACCTTAACCAGAAACCGAAGAGCTGGATTTCGGGTACCGACAACGGCGGCTCGGCACCTCCCACCACCACCCCGATTTACGGCCCGGGCACTCCGGCCACCGGCGGCGCTACCGATATCTTCTTCCCGGCCGAAAGCAACATTACGCAGGCCGGTGTGAACATCCAGACCAACACCACCGGCGTGGCCATTACGGTGGCCGGCGCTTCCGAGTCGTTCGACGAGCCGCTCGACGCCAACACCGTGAAGAGCATTGCCCGCTTGTTCCGGGCTCCCGGTAACACGGTGCTGTTTGCCTAG